The genome window GGAAGCATTTTTCGCGCGCAAGGAACTCGGCGCGTTAGCGTCCGGCATTTGGGAAGAGGACGGCATCACCCAAAAAGATACCGCCCTTATGGCTTTGGCGAAAAACCTCGGCGAGACGCAGCTTATCGTCATCCGTCTTTTGCAGGAAGACTACATCGATCGCGTCGGCATTTTGCGTAAAGCCCGCGAACAATTGCTGGAAAACAGGCAATTGTCGCAAAATCTCGCCATGTTCAAGGAAAAGTCGCGCATTGACGGGTTGACCAGCATTTTCAACCGGGCCACGTTCATGGAACTGCTGCACGATGAAATCAAGCGCAGCCAGATACTGGAGTACCCCCTCATTCTCCTGATTCTGGACATTGACGATTTCAAAAAAGTTAACGATACGTATGGGCACCTTGTCGGCGACAAGGTATTGCAGGGTATGGGAGCGACCTTGAAAGCCTCTCTCCGCCGGAACGATATTGTCGCCCGCTACGGCGGCGAGGAATTTGCGGTGCTCATCCCCCATGAGGCGATGGACAGGGCCTTGCAAATCGCGGAAAAAGTCCGTAAAAACGTTGCGGCCATGGTTATTCCCGATGCGCCGCCCATAACCGTCAGCATAGGCTGCACGGCGTATTCCCCGGGGGAGGCCTCCGAAAGCTTTTTCAAACGCGCCGATGAGGCGTTGTATTTAGCCAAGACGACCGGCAAGAACAAAGTATGTATCGGGCGTTGATGGAAAAACAGGCATGCGACAAGTCTTGAACGCGTGAAAGGA of uncultured delta proteobacterium contains these proteins:
- a CDS encoding putative Diguanylate cyclase (Evidence 3 : Function proposed based on presence of conserved amino acid motif, structural feature or limited homology; Product type pe : putative enzyme), with translation MTNTESLALNLLQSFNYAILQRIGPKKYTFFGQAPAFYNALFPPCADGPCTTPWETSPMLDFFLEEAEAFFARKELGALASGIWEEDGITQKDTALMALAKNLGETQLIVIRLLQEDYIDRVGILRKAREQLLENRQLSQNLAMFKEKSRIDGLTSIFNRATFMELLHDEIKRSQILEYPLILLILDIDDFKKVNDTYGHLVGDKVLQGMGATLKASLRRNDIVARYGGEEFAVLIPHEAMDRALQIAEKVRKNVAAMVIPDAPPITVSIGCTAYSPGEASESFFKRADEALYLAKTTGKNKVCIGR